One genomic window of Chloroflexota bacterium includes the following:
- a CDS encoding LLM class flavin-dependent oxidoreductase: MRFHMHLLPTYFPGEDPPFDGYFRQVLEQVQLAEELGFECYWFTEHHFVLYGGPVPNPALIMSAAAARTSRIHLGSAISILPLHHPVQIAEDYAMVDVVSGGRLEFGVGIGNAPGDFEVYGVPRDESRERFEEALEIITKAWTKDSFKHDGRFWRLPDAAMYPRPIQKPHPPIWLAGTSESSLRMAGLRGFNIMTVAHPFPPERLRPSVAAYRAGLAEGGHDPATHFCKLHVRVWIEEDGAHAKQVAERAIQRYDERQIEARIGVFSSGQPRPSYDWEGMRAQGRNVYGTPEECIRGIEATRSNYDFDILSVTFNFGGIPHAEVLKAMRLFAAEVMPRFRGDEPATGRDGAAARSVAPA; the protein is encoded by the coding sequence ATGCGCTTTCACATGCACCTCTTGCCGACCTATTTCCCGGGCGAGGACCCGCCGTTCGACGGGTATTTTCGTCAGGTGCTGGAGCAGGTCCAGCTCGCGGAGGAGCTGGGGTTCGAGTGCTACTGGTTCACCGAGCATCATTTCGTGCTCTACGGCGGCCCCGTCCCAAACCCGGCGCTCATCATGTCTGCCGCGGCCGCTCGCACCTCGCGGATCCACCTGGGGTCCGCCATCTCGATCCTTCCGCTGCATCATCCGGTCCAGATCGCCGAGGACTACGCCATGGTCGACGTCGTCTCGGGCGGGCGGCTCGAGTTCGGCGTCGGGATCGGGAATGCGCCCGGCGACTTCGAGGTCTACGGCGTGCCGCGCGACGAGAGCCGAGAACGGTTCGAAGAGGCGCTGGAGATCATCACGAAAGCGTGGACCAAGGACTCGTTCAAGCACGACGGACGATTTTGGCGCCTGCCCGACGCGGCCATGTATCCACGGCCGATCCAGAAGCCGCACCCGCCCATCTGGCTCGCGGGCACGTCGGAATCATCGCTGCGGATGGCCGGGCTTCGCGGCTTCAACATCATGACCGTCGCGCACCCGTTTCCACCGGAGCGCCTGCGACCGTCGGTCGCCGCCTACCGGGCCGGTCTGGCGGAGGGCGGCCACGACCCGGCGACCCACTTCTGCAAGCTCCACGTGCGCGTCTGGATCGAGGAAGACGGCGCCCACGCGAAGCAGGTCGCCGAGCGGGCGATCCAGCGCTACGACGAGCGGCAGATCGAGGCGCGCATTGGCGTCTTCAGCAGCGGGCAGCCGCGGCCGTCGTATGACTGGGAGGGGATGCGCGCCCAGGGCCGCAACGTCTACGGCACGCCCGAAGAGTGCATCCGCGGGATCGAGGCCACGCGGAGCAACTACGACTTCGACATCCTGAGCGTGACCTTCAACTTCGGTGGGATTCCGCACGCCGAGGTCTTGAAGGCGATGCGCCTTTTCGCGGCCGAGGTCATGCCGAGATTCCGGGGAGACGAGCCGGCTACGGGCCGCGACGGCGCCGCCGCTCGATCGGTCGCTCCGGCGTAA
- the hpaB gene encoding 4-hydroxyphenylacetate 3-monooxygenase, oxygenase component has product MPARSGSEYLHGLRDEREIWFEGERVADVTTHPVLGRAAATLAQLYDLQCDPSAKSDFTYPSPSTGNAVGLSFLQPRSVDDLVRRRAMFKRWADFSGGMLGRTPDYLNAILAGAASCSSYFGRNGDEFRERIERYYQMSRERDLCATHAFVDPQTNRARTQSQQADPDVPLHIVGESAQGLVVSGARMLATLAPYADELHVFPSPSRTDPSDAARYAFAFACPVATPGLKFVCRESFDVGRSTSEHPLTARYEEMDAVVIFDEAVIPWERVFLKGDIALCNRLFRETPIFLHGIHQFTTKNLAKTEFVLGVASLVAEAIGRTELPAYQQLLGEIVDATQTLRSFVRAAEADAVTDENGFVHPNPDIMNTARNYYPRVYPRLIEILQLIGSSGLMATPTDREVTAPDLMGDIDRYYQSATLNGRDRVRLFRLAWDLACSSFAGRQVLYERFFAGDVSMLLAARFNSFDRAAIVARVRALLERSSPTTAAR; this is encoded by the coding sequence ATGCCGGCGCGAAGCGGGAGCGAATACCTTCACGGCCTGCGCGACGAACGGGAGATCTGGTTCGAGGGCGAGCGCGTGGCGGACGTGACCACGCACCCGGTGCTTGGCCGCGCCGCCGCCACGCTGGCTCAGCTCTACGATCTCCAATGCGATCCATCTGCCAAGTCCGACTTCACCTATCCATCGCCGTCGACGGGAAACGCGGTCGGCCTGTCCTTCCTCCAGCCTCGGTCCGTTGACGACCTCGTTCGGCGCCGTGCGATGTTCAAGCGCTGGGCCGACTTTAGCGGCGGCATGCTCGGTCGAACGCCGGACTACCTCAACGCGATCCTGGCCGGCGCGGCCTCGTGCTCATCCTATTTCGGGCGGAATGGCGACGAATTTCGCGAGCGGATCGAGCGGTACTACCAGATGAGCCGGGAGCGCGACCTGTGCGCGACCCATGCGTTCGTGGATCCGCAGACGAATCGCGCGCGGACGCAGTCGCAGCAGGCGGATCCCGACGTTCCTCTCCACATCGTGGGTGAGAGCGCTCAGGGGCTGGTCGTGAGCGGGGCCCGGATGCTGGCCACCCTCGCGCCGTACGCCGACGAGCTGCACGTGTTCCCGTCGCCATCCCGAACGGACCCCAGCGACGCCGCCCGCTATGCCTTCGCCTTCGCGTGTCCGGTCGCCACGCCTGGCCTGAAATTCGTGTGTCGGGAGAGCTTCGACGTCGGCCGTTCCACGTCGGAGCACCCGCTCACGGCGCGGTACGAGGAGATGGACGCGGTCGTCATCTTCGACGAGGCCGTGATCCCGTGGGAGCGCGTGTTCCTCAAGGGCGACATCGCGCTGTGCAACCGGCTCTTTCGCGAGACGCCCATCTTCCTGCACGGCATCCATCAGTTCACGACGAAGAACCTGGCGAAGACCGAGTTCGTGCTCGGCGTGGCGAGCCTGGTCGCGGAAGCGATCGGGCGGACGGAGCTGCCCGCCTACCAGCAGCTCCTCGGCGAGATCGTCGACGCCACGCAGACGCTTCGGTCGTTCGTGCGCGCCGCGGAGGCGGACGCCGTGACCGATGAGAACGGCTTCGTCCACCCCAACCCGGACATCATGAACACGGCGCGCAACTACTACCCACGCGTCTATCCGCGACTGATCGAGATCCTCCAGCTTATCGGGTCCAGTGGTCTCATGGCTACGCCGACGGATCGCGAGGTGACGGCGCCGGACCTCATGGGGGACATCGACCGCTATTACCAGTCGGCGACGCTCAACGGCCGCGATCGCGTGCGGCTCTTTCGGCTCGCCTGGGACCTCGCCTGCAGCTCGTTTGCCGGTCGGCAGGTGCTGTACGAGCGGTTCTTTGCCGGGGACGTGTCGATGCTCCTGGCCGCCCGCTTCAACAGCTTCGATCGGGCGGCGATCGTCGCACGCGTTCGCGCCCTGCTCGAGCGGTCCTCACCGACCACCGCGGCCCGCTAA
- a CDS encoding trypsin-like peptidase domain-containing protein translates to MYVKLVIALIIGIVIGVAGVYSLGSAPFTSITPPIAVGPRPQAEIRPTAIPTPPSNGGTAPSADAGDAPSQVYDRVSAGVVNITISAQSRDVFGRTIQQQGTGSGFIIDDQGSIVTNQHVVSNAQRLDITLADGSSYIGEVVASDVADDLALVRLQAPADKLRQLTIVRLGDSGSLKVGQTVVAIGNPFGLERSESLGIVSSLGRTRQGIEQRLITNMIQTDAAINPGNSGGPLLNLQGEVIGINEQIEASPQGNVGIGFAIPVNTLKRYLPDLLAGREPKHAWLGIAGRALTPSLAEQLHTPVQQGVVLANTTPGGPAAQAGLLGSGRGDASGADIITEIDGHPVRSVEDIAQLIDQKDPGDTIRVTYVRGGQNQTADVTLGTWENSQASAR, encoded by the coding sequence GTGTACGTGAAGCTCGTCATTGCTTTGATCATCGGCATCGTGATCGGCGTCGCGGGTGTGTACTCGCTCGGCTCTGCGCCGTTTACGTCTATCACGCCGCCCATCGCCGTGGGTCCCCGACCACAGGCCGAGATCCGGCCGACGGCGATCCCGACGCCCCCGTCCAACGGAGGGACCGCCCCGTCGGCGGACGCTGGCGACGCGCCGAGCCAGGTCTACGACCGGGTCAGCGCGGGAGTTGTGAACATCACCATCAGCGCCCAATCGCGCGACGTATTCGGGCGGACGATTCAGCAGCAAGGAACAGGATCCGGCTTCATCATCGACGACCAGGGCAGCATCGTGACCAACCAGCACGTCGTCAGCAACGCGCAGCGGCTCGACATCACCCTGGCGGACGGCTCCAGCTATATCGGGGAGGTGGTCGCGAGCGACGTCGCCGATGACCTCGCGCTCGTGCGACTCCAGGCGCCCGCGGACAAGCTGCGTCAGCTCACGATCGTTCGGCTGGGAGACTCCGGCAGCCTCAAGGTCGGGCAAACGGTCGTCGCCATCGGCAACCCCTTCGGGCTCGAGCGATCGGAATCCCTGGGCATCGTCAGCTCGCTCGGGCGCACGCGGCAGGGAATCGAGCAGCGCTTGATCACCAACATGATCCAGACCGACGCGGCCATCAACCCCGGCAATTCGGGCGGTCCGCTCCTGAACCTCCAGGGGGAGGTGATCGGGATCAACGAGCAGATCGAGGCCTCGCCCCAGGGAAACGTCGGCATCGGATTCGCCATTCCGGTGAACACCTTGAAGCGATATCTTCCCGACCTCCTCGCGGGGCGCGAGCCAAAGCACGCCTGGCTCGGAATCGCCGGCCGCGCCCTCACCCCGTCCCTGGCCGAGCAGCTCCACACGCCGGTCCAGCAGGGCGTGGTGCTCGCCAACACCACCCCCGGCGGGCCGGCCGCCCAGGCAGGGTTGCTCGGCAGCGGCCGTGGCGACGCGTCCGGCGCCGACATCATTACGGAGATCGACGGGCATCCCGTACGGAGTGTTGAAGACATCGCCCAGCTCATCGACCAGAAGGACCCCGGCGACACGATCCGCGTGACGTACGTGCGCGGCGGGCAAAACCAGACCGCGGACGTTACCCTGGGGACGTGGGAAAATAGCCAGGCGAGCGCTCGATAG
- a CDS encoding C39 family peptidase — translation MANTTNLIPRLLLVSTIALVAWVLAHASARASTVVPTSTATPWPTSTPTPPPPTFTPTATYFPPTPVPSNTPTRAPVATQFFYGAAEATAELVRGSPVIANVTAQRPTSSPAPTVSIAPGQPPPTLDIGAWIMPQQIEAEARMTAVEARAQASATALARIALTPQFQPTPSIDVSIMSAIPSKMKLAGPVQPEDGGDTPTGDRGANGLPLPPPIRYAGVPAQSTEAAWLDSSTLWLGVPHRSQFDGTLYAPTNCGPASLGMVFEAFGLKGYPTDAIRGEVNRLQGDSNPDDGTSLYAIAAVAQRAGLVPVGISKRWTLKDVRAALEQGQPVITLTRYADLPGNGRLDPGTNHYIVLTGVKGDQFIYNDPAYAQGAGRALLMPPETLLRAWADADIPAHAVAFALDASGAALLSPSAIRHLTYPDPDVNAAVLPGSDDAFAIDPSAAIFWQAVVQGIGAPSSDDPPALRAAPASHRPTTGGMGPASGIADPPPPMPWLALLLVIISLVTTAATITFAMARVIPAEND, via the coding sequence ATGGCGAATACCACGAACCTGATACCGAGGCTGCTCCTCGTCTCGACGATCGCGCTGGTCGCCTGGGTCCTGGCGCACGCGTCCGCGCGGGCGTCCACGGTTGTGCCAACGTCGACGGCGACGCCGTGGCCGACCTCTACGCCGACGCCGCCCCCGCCAACGTTCACGCCGACCGCGACCTACTTCCCTCCGACACCCGTGCCCAGCAATACGCCGACGCGGGCGCCCGTCGCAACGCAGTTCTTCTACGGAGCCGCGGAAGCGACCGCGGAGCTGGTCCGAGGCTCGCCGGTCATCGCCAACGTCACCGCCCAACGCCCGACATCATCCCCCGCGCCGACGGTATCGATAGCGCCAGGCCAGCCGCCGCCCACTCTGGACATCGGCGCCTGGATCATGCCCCAGCAGATCGAAGCCGAAGCGCGCATGACCGCCGTGGAGGCCCGAGCGCAGGCCTCCGCCACCGCGCTGGCACGGATCGCGCTGACGCCGCAGTTCCAGCCCACCCCGTCGATCGACGTGTCCATCATGTCCGCCATTCCGTCGAAGATGAAGCTGGCTGGCCCCGTGCAGCCGGAGGACGGCGGCGATACCCCGACCGGCGATCGCGGGGCCAACGGCCTGCCCCTCCCACCGCCCATTCGGTACGCGGGGGTTCCCGCCCAATCGACGGAGGCCGCATGGCTCGATTCCTCGACCCTGTGGCTCGGCGTTCCGCACCGCAGCCAGTTCGACGGAACGCTGTACGCGCCCACGAATTGCGGTCCCGCCTCTTTGGGCATGGTCTTCGAGGCCTTCGGCCTCAAGGGCTATCCGACCGACGCGATCCGTGGTGAGGTCAACCGCCTGCAGGGGGACAGCAACCCCGACGACGGCACGTCCTTGTACGCGATCGCGGCCGTCGCGCAGCGCGCGGGCCTCGTTCCCGTCGGCATTTCGAAGCGGTGGACCCTCAAAGACGTACGGGCCGCCCTGGAACAGGGTCAGCCCGTCATCACGCTCACGCGCTATGCAGACCTGCCGGGCAATGGACGGCTCGACCCCGGCACGAACCATTACATCGTGCTGACCGGAGTCAAAGGCGATCAGTTCATCTACAACGATCCGGCCTACGCCCAGGGAGCGGGTCGCGCGCTGCTGATGCCACCGGAGACGCTCCTCCGCGCCTGGGCCGACGCCGACATCCCCGCGCACGCGGTGGCCTTCGCCCTGGATGCAAGCGGCGCAGCGCTCCTCTCCCCGAGCGCGATTCGCCATTTGACGTATCCCGATCCCGATGTCAACGCGGCAGTGCTACCCGGATCGGACGACGCGTTCGCCATCGATCCGAGCGCGGCCATCTTCTGGCAGGCCGTGGTCCAGGGAATTGGAGCCCCATCGAGCGATGACCCGCCTGCGCTCCGGGCGGCGCCCGCGAGTCACAGACCGACGACCGGAGGAATGGGGCCGGCGTCCGGCATTGCCGATCCACCGCCGCCAATGCCCTGGCTCGCCCTGCTCCTCGTCATCATCTCGCTGGTAACGACGGCCGCGACGATTACGTTCGCGATGGCTCGCGTCATTCCAGCCGAAAACGACTAG
- a CDS encoding ATP-binding protein, giving the protein MFPRGLRAQLVISFAAVILLCLALAGSAFAYLLQPYQTQQALNRLATLAVPLAVQVRILEVQGSTPEEIGSFLDDQADDLNFRILLLRQDNSVVLYDTGGTLAGRIMHFQGTRPNDYFSPVMQGTADIPGEGTLAIVSVNAPPTFSGFERTRRQTTSQLPPRQYSVALAAPVASLGAEWLQVARRLGLAGLISLVASVTVAMLLARSISKPLATITRASEAMARGDYNQRIPTRGHDEIARLATAFNLMAEQVAKSNRTLRAFLADVSHELRTPLTSVEGFSEAILDGTAHDPDAIAEAARIIKEDATRMERMVEDLLYLSKIESGQIQMETEVVNLSELVDGALKRVRLRMNGRELVVDTASEPLFITADPHRIDQVLDNIIANAVTHSPAGGRVSVSTFARDGMACVRIHNTGSFIREEDRDRIFQRFFRGSVDGEGTGLGLAIASEIVRSHRGRIELATSEQDGTAFTVALPLVTRPAPRNLVAAGM; this is encoded by the coding sequence ATGTTTCCTCGTGGGCTCAGAGCCCAGCTCGTCATATCGTTTGCCGCGGTCATTCTGCTCTGTCTTGCCCTCGCCGGGTCGGCTTTCGCCTACCTGCTCCAGCCCTATCAGACCCAGCAGGCGCTGAATCGCCTGGCCACTCTGGCCGTTCCGCTGGCCGTCCAGGTCCGCATCCTCGAGGTCCAGGGCTCCACCCCAGAGGAGATTGGCAGCTTCCTCGACGACCAGGCAGACGATCTGAACTTCCGAATCCTGCTCTTGCGCCAGGACAATTCCGTCGTCCTGTACGACACGGGCGGGACGCTAGCAGGCCGGATCATGCACTTCCAGGGAACGAGGCCGAACGACTACTTCAGCCCCGTGATGCAGGGAACGGCCGACATACCGGGCGAGGGCACGCTCGCCATCGTGTCGGTCAATGCGCCGCCGACGTTCTCGGGATTCGAGCGGACGCGCCGGCAGACGACGTCTCAGCTCCCGCCACGGCAGTACTCCGTCGCCCTCGCCGCCCCCGTCGCGAGCCTCGGCGCGGAGTGGCTGCAAGTTGCCCGACGTCTCGGCCTCGCCGGGCTCATCTCCCTCGTCGCATCGGTGACCGTGGCGATGCTCCTCGCGCGGTCCATCTCCAAGCCACTTGCGACCATCACACGGGCATCCGAGGCGATGGCGCGCGGCGACTACAACCAGCGGATCCCCACCCGCGGCCACGACGAGATCGCCCGACTGGCGACCGCCTTTAACCTCATGGCCGAGCAGGTGGCGAAGTCCAACCGAACGCTGCGCGCCTTCCTGGCCGACGTCTCGCATGAGCTCCGAACACCGCTCACCAGCGTCGAGGGGTTCTCCGAGGCAATTCTGGACGGCACGGCGCACGACCCAGATGCTATCGCCGAAGCGGCGCGAATCATCAAGGAGGACGCCACGCGCATGGAACGGATGGTGGAGGACCTCCTGTACCTCTCGAAGATCGAGTCCGGGCAGATCCAGATGGAGACGGAGGTCGTGAACCTCTCCGAGCTGGTCGACGGCGCGCTGAAGCGCGTTCGGCTCCGCATGAACGGTCGAGAGCTCGTCGTCGACACGGCATCGGAGCCGCTGTTCATCACGGCAGACCCGCACAGAATCGACCAGGTGCTCGACAACATCATCGCCAACGCGGTCACCCACAGCCCCGCGGGCGGCCGCGTATCCGTCTCCACTTTCGCCCGCGACGGCATGGCGTGCGTCCGAATCCACAACACCGGGTCGTTCATCCGCGAGGAAGACCGCGATCGGATCTTCCAGCGGTTCTTCCGCGGGAGCGTCGACGGGGAAGGGACCGGGCTGGGTCTCGCGATCGCGTCGGAGATCGTTCGCTCGCACCGAGGACGGATCGAGCTGGCAACGTCGGAGCAAGACGGCACCGCGTTCACGGTGGCGCTCCCGCTCGTCACGCGACCGGCCCCGCGGAACCTCGTCGCAGCGGGCATGTGA
- a CDS encoding response regulator transcription factor, producing MAPINDATVLVVDDERNVTQLAKLYLTSDGFRVETATNGQDALQHVHTSRPDLVVLDLMMPGMDGWEVCRKLRAEGDIPIIILTARTDDVDKIVGLELGADDYITKPFNPRELVARTKAVLRRYQSGKNPSRFVHLDGMEIDADGREVRINSRPIDLRPKEFDLLLTLARNPGVVFDRERLIHFVWGYDYVGDTRTVDVHVAGLRDKISGSSVRIQTVWGVGYKLVTT from the coding sequence ATGGCACCAATAAACGACGCGACCGTGCTCGTCGTCGACGACGAGCGCAACGTGACCCAACTTGCGAAGCTTTATCTCACTTCAGACGGCTTTCGGGTGGAGACCGCGACCAACGGCCAGGACGCGCTCCAGCACGTCCACACCTCGCGCCCGGACCTGGTTGTGCTCGACCTGATGATGCCCGGCATGGACGGATGGGAAGTTTGCCGCAAGCTCCGCGCCGAAGGCGACATCCCCATCATTATCCTGACCGCGAGAACCGACGACGTGGACAAGATCGTCGGACTCGAGCTGGGGGCCGACGATTACATCACCAAGCCGTTCAACCCCCGGGAGCTCGTCGCCCGAACGAAGGCTGTGCTCCGGCGGTATCAGAGCGGGAAGAACCCTTCCCGGTTCGTGCACCTCGACGGTATGGAAATCGACGCCGATGGGCGGGAAGTGCGCATCAATTCCCGCCCCATCGATCTGCGTCCCAAAGAGTTTGACCTCCTGCTCACCCTCGCGCGCAACCCGGGGGTTGTGTTCGACCGCGAGCGCCTCATCCATTTCGTTTGGGGTTACGACTACGTGGGCGACACACGAACGGTCGACGTCCACGTCGCCGGGCTCCGGGACAAGATCTCCGGATCGAGCGTACGAATCCAGACGGTATGGGGCGTTGGCTACAAGCTCGTGACGACGTAG
- a CDS encoding ABC transporter permease: MNAVEALRVALRALMANKLRGVLTMLGVIIGVAAVITLMSIGRGAQQQITEQVQSLGTNLIFVSPGAQRQQSNVRTAAGNAQTLSYDDAKAIADSFLGNLAAGVAPERAVGGAQLIYGGQNLQTRIVGVTPEYQDVRNFHTAEGDFIAQQNLDARSRVIVLGASVATNLFGDQDPVGQNVRVSVFGRSGSIMKVIGVMQSKGGGAFQNLDDQAFVPLTTVSARLQPARTPRAADMVTTITIQAVDEDAVNPLIQAVGDLLRTRHRVAQDDFVISSQLDFLATISQVTGLFTAFLGAIAGISLVVGGIGIMNIMLVSVTERTREIGIRKAVGAKRRDILSQFLVEAVVVSAAGGIIGILMGTGLSRLISELQLGGQSIPSVVAPDAVLLAFTVSATVGLFFGIYPAMRASRLNPIDALRYE, encoded by the coding sequence ATGAACGCCGTCGAAGCGCTGCGGGTCGCGCTCCGGGCTTTGATGGCCAACAAGCTCCGCGGCGTCCTCACGATGCTGGGCGTGATTATCGGCGTCGCCGCCGTGATCACCTTGATGTCCATCGGGCGCGGCGCCCAGCAGCAGATAACCGAGCAGGTCCAGAGTCTCGGCACGAACCTCATCTTTGTGTCACCTGGCGCACAGCGGCAGCAGAGCAACGTCCGGACGGCGGCGGGAAACGCCCAGACGCTCAGCTACGACGATGCGAAGGCTATCGCGGATAGCTTCCTGGGGAACCTGGCCGCCGGCGTCGCGCCCGAGCGCGCCGTGGGCGGGGCGCAGCTCATCTACGGAGGGCAGAATCTCCAGACGCGCATCGTCGGCGTTACCCCCGAGTACCAGGACGTGCGAAATTTCCACACCGCAGAGGGCGACTTCATCGCACAGCAAAACCTGGATGCCCGCTCCCGCGTGATCGTGCTCGGGGCCAGCGTCGCGACCAACCTGTTCGGCGATCAGGACCCCGTGGGCCAGAACGTCCGCGTGAGCGTGTTCGGCCGCTCCGGCAGCATCATGAAGGTCATCGGCGTGATGCAGAGCAAGGGCGGTGGCGCGTTCCAGAATCTCGACGACCAGGCCTTCGTTCCCCTCACGACGGTCAGCGCGCGACTCCAGCCGGCTCGCACGCCGCGGGCCGCGGACATGGTGACGACAATCACGATCCAGGCGGTCGATGAAGACGCGGTCAACCCCCTGATCCAGGCCGTCGGCGACCTGTTGCGCACCCGGCACCGCGTGGCTCAAGACGATTTCGTCATCAGCTCCCAGCTCGATTTCTTGGCGACCATCAGCCAGGTCACCGGGTTGTTTACCGCCTTCCTCGGGGCCATCGCCGGGATCTCGCTCGTCGTCGGCGGCATTGGAATTATGAACATCATGTTGGTATCAGTAACGGAGAGGACCCGCGAGATCGGGATTCGCAAGGCAGTCGGAGCGAAGCGACGCGACATCCTCTCGCAATTCCTCGTCGAGGCGGTCGTCGTGAGCGCGGCGGGCGGGATCATTGGCATACTTATGGGCACCGGACTCTCGCGGCTCATCTCCGAGCTGCAGCTCGGGGGGCAGTCGATACCGAGCGTTGTGGCGCCGGATGCCGTGCTGCTGGCATTCACGGTGTCCGCGACCGTCGGCCTCTTTTTCGGTATCTATCCTGCAATGCGCGCGTCCCGGCTCAACCCCATCGACGCGCTGCGGTACGAGTAG
- a CDS encoding ABC transporter ATP-binding protein, which translates to MIRIRGITKVYELGETTVHALRGVDLDVRRGEFVAIMGPSGSGKSTLMNVIGCLDQPTSGTYELDGIETSQLGDDALAEVRNRRIGFVFQMFNLLPRVPAVEQVQLPLLYAGAKNKRERAIAALEAVGLGHRLNHKPSEMSGGQQQRVAIARSLVTEPAIILADEPTGNLDTRSSEEILALFQSLNRERGITIVLVTHEPDVGNHGDRVVHIRDGRVQEDHTVERPIRAADVLAHLPAEDGDR; encoded by the coding sequence GTGATTCGCATTCGCGGGATCACGAAGGTCTACGAGCTGGGAGAAACGACTGTCCACGCCCTGCGCGGCGTTGACCTCGACGTGCGCCGCGGCGAGTTCGTCGCTATTATGGGACCGTCGGGATCGGGGAAGTCGACCCTCATGAACGTCATCGGCTGTCTCGACCAGCCGACGAGCGGCACCTATGAGCTGGATGGGATCGAGACCAGCCAATTGGGCGACGACGCCCTGGCGGAGGTGCGGAATCGCCGCATCGGGTTCGTCTTCCAGATGTTCAACCTGCTTCCGCGCGTGCCGGCGGTCGAGCAGGTCCAGCTCCCGCTGCTCTACGCCGGCGCGAAGAACAAGCGAGAGCGCGCCATCGCCGCGCTCGAGGCCGTCGGGCTGGGCCATCGGCTCAACCACAAACCGAGCGAGATGAGCGGAGGCCAGCAGCAGCGCGTCGCCATCGCGCGCTCACTGGTCACGGAACCGGCCATCATTCTCGCCGACGAGCCCACGGGCAATCTGGATACGCGCAGCAGCGAGGAGATCCTTGCCCTGTTTCAGAGTCTCAATCGCGAGCGCGGCATCACCATCGTCCTGGTGACCCATGAGCCAGACGTCGGCAACCACGGCGACCGCGTCGTCCACATTCGGGACGGTCGAGTGCAGGAAGACCACACAGTGGAGCGCCCGATTCGCGCGGCCGACGTCCTCGCGCATCTGCCGGCGGAGGATGGGGACCGATGA